The Tolypothrix sp. PCC 7712 region AACACAGGCCCAAACAATGGGCGATCGCGCTCGTAAATTAATTTTCCGCAATTATACTTGGGAGCGTGCTGCTGAAAAGTTAGTGAAAGTTTATCAAGCAATTATCGATAGAAAAGCATTACCAGAATATCAAGATTTTATTCCAGCAAAATCTGGTAGGGAAATCTAATTTTAAAATTAATTATGTCAAAATTTTTGGTGCCTTAATTCAACACTAATTAGTGCCAAAAATTGGTAAAAATGTAGATTTCAAAAGCTAGAATGCGCCTATCGGTAAAATGTATAGTCGTCGTAAACTGAAAAAATATAGGTTTTTGGCTGTAGCGAGTTTGATTCTTACCCTATTAGCGATCATTCCTTTGCGTTTAGCGATCGCAACAACTCAAACACCCCACCCTCAAGCCTTTCTTACCTTAGGTGGCGATCCTCCTAGGGAACAATATACTGCTGAACTAGCTAAATGGTATCCATCGTTAGAAGTTTGGGTGTCTTCTCCTCCAGAACCAGATAAGACATATGCATTGTTTCAAGCTGCAAATATCGCTACTCGGTTACATATAGATAATCGTGCTACTGATACGGTTACTAACTTTACTACCTTAGTTTCAGATTTTAAGAAACGCCAGATTCAGCATCTCTACCTGGTAACATCTAAAAATCATATGCCTAGAGCCACAGCGATCGCTTTTTTTGTTCTAGGTAGTCAAGGAATCGTTTTCACTCCACTTTCTGTACCATCCGATCAACCTCAAGAATCGGTAATTCGTATTCTGCGAGATATTGCTCGCTCCTTACTCTGGATAATCACAGGTTATACAGGAGCCAATCTTTAGTATCCTTTTTGCATCTATAAATTATGCGTCTAGATCAATATACTGTCGGTACTTACACCCCAGGTGCACCCTACTGGAAACAACTTCTCTGGTATTTTATCGGGTCGCCTTTGGTTGAAAGTTATTGGCTTCCCATGTCATCGTTAAAAGTCTGGATACTACGCAGCTTTGGTGCCACTATTGGTCAACAAGTTAGGATTAAACCAGGAGTAAAGGTCAAGTTTCCTTGGCGATTAAGTATTGGTGATTTTGCTTGGATTGGGGAAAATGCTTGGATTGATAACCTAGCACCTGTGATTATTGAAAGTCATGTTTGTTTATCTCAAGGAGTCTATCTCTGCACTGGCAATCATAACTGGAATCATCCTGATTTTAAACTGATGCCTGCTCCTATCTACATTCAAGAGAGTAGTTGGATTGCAGCTAAGTCTGTAATTGGCCCAGGAGTGACAATTGGTAAAGGTGCAGTGCTGACCTTGGGTGGCGTAACTGGGTCTTCTTTAGAACCAATGATTATTTATGCTGGTAATCCGGCTCAACCCATCAAAAAGAGATTCAATTATTAATATTAATAGGTTTTTTATTTTCAAAAAATCATCATTGCCGCCAAAATTTGAAAATGTTACGTAAGAAAAATATAAGGCTGGATTTTCGCCGCAAAAACTAAAATTAGATAAAAAATGGAAACTAAAACTGGTAGTTTTGTGAGCTGTTTTATTTTGTAAAATGAATAAAATACTGTGACAAGGTAATTTTTTAAGCAATTGCACTATTAGATGTTTCACTTCTAGATATCAAAGAATTAGTTACTTGCAATTTAGATTAGCTTTGATATCTGATACATCATTTATCGAAAAAAATTGAGTTTTAGTGAATAATTTGCTTTTGGCAAACTCCAAGTTTCAAGATGGACTGAGTTACAGCAGATTGCCAGTTGGTAGGGCGGATAATTATAAGTGCATAGCACTGCAATGCGCCTACTTGAGTACCTCATTATTTACCTAAAATAAGCTGTAGATTGATAATTACATATACATTCATTATTTGTTTTTATTTAAATATTTTTCTACGAAAAAATAAAAATATCCTAAAAATTACCTGCTATGAATAGCACACTTGAATATGTGAGATTAATTCTTCTTTGGGTATAAGGGAAGTAATCCCTCATATATCATGTAACTAGCAGATATGTAGTCAAGGATTGATGGTAGTTGCTGAATCTTGCAAATGCATCAAATATACTGTTATATAAAGTTTTTAATGTCGAAATTTAAATATTTATCAGTAAAAACGGCAAAAGCAGGAGATTAAGACCTAAAATACATAGACTAATACTATATACCACTGTTTCTAGTGTTAACATTGAGATTAGATTTGTAAAATTTACTAGTATCGATGTTCTACTGGTCTGTTTTTCAGCAGTTAAATCAGCAAACTCCATCTGCAAACTTTGATATTACTTACTAATGTAAGGACTGCAATATGAGACACAGGATAAAAACTTAGAACTATATCCAGCAACGATTCGGTGCTTTACCACTAAAACAAAATCATATATAGCTAAGTATAACAAAAATGCTAATCTCTTCAGAAAGTCCTCCACAAGATTTAGTTCTACTCAAATCTGATAATTCTCCGTTAGAGGTACACTCTGATGAATGGGAATCACGAATAGCACAATTAGTTGGTTTTGAAGATGAATCTGCATCTGTTGATACGGAAGCAGTATCAGAGGCTGCTGAATTGCAGCCATCATTACCTGAACCATCAGAAGTTAAAACTGAGCAGTCACTGTCATCTAATCCCTTTGCTAAGTTAGGTGTGGTAAGTACTGCCACTTTAGCTATAGTGTTAGTTGCTGGCGCATTTTTATCGCAGTTGATGGGTAGTAATCAAAAGCCCAAAAAGAATATTATTGTTTCTCCAGAAATGCAGCCGACAACCACAAAAGACTCAATTTCTGAAGATTTAGCAGCAGAAGTAGAAACTCTTAAAACTAAATTAGCCCTTACAGAACAAGCAGACGCTATCAAATTAGCACAACAAAAATTAAGGAGTGGAAAACTCATATCTGCTTCTCAGGTAGCCAATCAACGAAATTCGCAACCAGATACTTTTCCAGATAGACGAACTGTGTTACCTATAATACCAACACCCCCATTACCACCATCAGCAGTTAATGCACCCCGTGTAGTCACTGTTGAGCGCATTGTCAGACCTCCCTATCCTCAACAAACGCCTTTTCCTCTACCTTCGCTGTTACCACAACCAATAGTTACCAACCCAAATCCTCAGCCATTAATTAATATAACTCCATCACCGACACCGAACCCGCTTCAAGAATGGTCAAAGTTAGCAAAGTTAGGTAGCTATGGACAGGTTGCTGTCACTAATACACCTAATGTGAATGCAACCACTCCGATCAACCAAAGAAATGAGCCAGTACAGCCACAGAGTAATAATCCTCAGCCTGAACAACCCAGACAGCAAACTTCTGTGGTTAGTCAAGTATCATCGCAGAGTCCAAAATCTATAGCCATTGGTAGTAGTGCTAAAGCTGTTTTGGCGACAGCAGTATTTGGAGAAACCAGTAAATCTTCCAATAGCGATGACAAAAATGTTTTTGTAGTACGTTTAAAAGAGCCATTAAAAGCAGTGGATGGTGCGATCGCTATTCCTGCAAATACCGAATTATTAGCTGAAATTGGTTCTCTTTCCGAACAAGGCTTACTGCAAATGAAAGTAGTAAAAATGATTGCCAAAGATAATGGAAATCTTACGGAAAGAAGCTTACCAGAAAATGCGATGATGGTGCGTGCATCCCAAGGTAGACCTCTAATCGCCAACCAATTCCCTAATAGGGGTTCATCTATTTTAGGTATGGATATAGGACTATTTGTCTTAGGTGGCCTTGGTAAAGCAGCAGAGTTAACTAACCGTACAGAATCTCAAGTTGTGACTACAAATGCTGGTGGTACTGTCATTAGTAATACCAACCCACAACGCAACATTTGGGCGGGAGTTTTAGAAGGTGGAATGAACACTGTGGTTCCCCAAATTACCCAACGCAATCAACAAGCGATCGCCCAAATGAGCCAAAGAACTAATGTTTGGTTTTTACCTGCGGGTACAGCAGTTGAAATCTACGTTAATCAATTGATGCAATTGTAAGTAGGTCGGCGAAATTTAAAGATAACTGGCTGAGGCTGTCATTTGTTCTTGGTCATTTGTCCTTGGTCATTTGTTATTGGTAAGGATTTCAAGCCTATTGTTTAAAGCAAGGCTGAATCTTTTTGTAGTATTACGAGATTCAGCCCCAAAAATTTCAAGGCATAACAATGTTGTGTGCCCCTACTCATATGTTGTACTGTGTTTTTAAATTGGGATAAAAAACTTATACCAAATCAAATAATGTTTGCAACACATCAATATATTCTAGAGGGCAAGGCAGTGCCAATGCCCTCTAGAATATATTGCATTCTTTTTTCAAATTGGTATTATTTCACAGTAAATTTGTAAGTTTCACCGTGATTTAAGTATCTCACCTGAGTTTCTAAACCTGCTGCTGTAACCGCCTGCATAAAATCCTCTAGCGGTGACTTGAAAACTGTGTAATCGTTATAGTGAATTGGTATAGCAGTCTGGGGAGCAATTATTTTAATTGCTTGTACTCCCTGCATTGCATCCATAGTTAGGAGAATACCAAATATTTTTGTTCCTCCTAGGTGCAGTAATGCAAGGTCAATGTCAGGGTACTTTTGGGGAATCTCTTTTAACTCTTCATACAAAAGTGTATCGCCCGTAATGTAGAGGCGATATAGAGTTTCTTTGGTAGAATTTTGAAACTCTAACATACTGCCCATTACAGGTGGAAGTAAAGCATTGATCGCGCCAGGGCCATGTCTTCCTGGCATAGCGCTAATTCGCAGTGAATTATTGCCTTTAGTAACAGTCAAACTTTCCCAAGTCTCAAGTGCTTGCGTTGCTTTAAATCCTTTTTGTTTCAACTTATTTGCTGCATGAGGGGTTGTGATAATTGGTAAGTTTTTGTCGAGTTTTTGCTCGACAACGCGGTCAAAATGATCCTCATGCATATGCGACAGCACAATTAAATCCAGGGGTGGTAACTCCGTCATTTCTATTGCTGGATTAGTTTTCCGAGCCGAGCGGATGCCATAATGCAGATGCACGTGTTCTCCTTTATGGAGAAAGTTCGGGTCGGTAAGTATTGTAAATCCTGCATAGCGCAAAAGCACAGTTGCAGTGCCAATAAATAAGATTTCACCCGTTTCAATATCTGCTTTGTTGCTGTCTGTAGGCAAGACAAGTTGAGTAGGGTTATCCATCATATCGTGTTCAGCTAAAGACTGATCGTGAAGGCAGCACAGGAGAGAATTTTCAGCTTTCTGCACAAAGGTGAATAAATTTCACTTGCAATTGTTGAATGTTCGACTACTAGTTCACCTCAGTACTTGGGAGCATTCATCGTCCTAAAGACACAGTTACACTTAGTACTGGCTCAAATTAAACTGTAATTTTTATTTGGGCAGTCTACATGATTATTGATCCTTCACAAATTGATCCTAGAAATAGCTACCAATTACTGATTGGCTCGATAGTTCCCCGACCGATCGCTTGGGTGTCTACAATTGCTAGCGATGGTACGTTAAATCTTGCACCTTTCAGTTTCTTTATGGGTGTGGCTGCAAACCCACCAACTCTAGCCATTTCTTGTGGTTCTCGTCGTGGGACAAAAAAAGACACACTGGTGAATGTGGAGCAGTCAGGAGAATTAGTAGTCAACATCGTTGCAGAAGAATTAGGCGATCGCATGAATCTCACTAGTGGTGAGTTTACGCCTGATGTTGATGAATTTCAAATTGCCGGGCTAACCCCTGCACCTTGCAAACGCGTGCGTGCGCCGCGAGTTGCTGAGTCACCAATTAATATTGAGTGTTTACTCAAACAAGTAGTTTATGTTGGCAATGAAGGTAGTGAATCGGGATTAATTATCGCTGAAGCAGTGATGTGGCATATCCGCGACGATTTACTTACACCTGAAAACACCATTGATATTAGCAAACTACATGCGATTGGTCGTCTCTCAGGAAATTGGTATACAAGTACTCACGATTTATATCAAATTACTCGTCCTGATAACCAGCCGCCTAGAACTTGAGCTATGAAGTACTTGGTATAAGTAATTATTCACTACCACCTGATAAATACTTGTGCTACATTAAGTAGTGGAATAGTAATACATGAGCAAAGCTATGGTTCGGGTTCTGTATGCCCGTCTGGTGCGCCAAACTCTGGATTGAGCGCATACCGCCGAGCAATGCGTCACTAATCCTCCGTTTGATTAGCTCAGTGGTAGAGCAGCCGAAGAGGTCGGACGTAGGTTCGAGTCCTACATCAAACACCAAGGAAGTTAGCTCATTGGTAGAGCAATCGACTAATAATCGATGTGTTACAGGTTCGATTCCTGTACTTTCACCCAAAAACCCTGTCCGGGTCAAAAGACAAATTTGCGGAATAGAGCAGTGGTAGCTCGTTGGAATTAGTATCCAAAGATCAGTGGTTCAAATCCACTTTCTGCCCCAAAAACCCTGTCCGGGTCAAAAGACACTACCCTGTCACGGTAGCCCATGTAACTTAATGCAAAACTCTGCGGTGTAGGTGCTTACTACTAGCGATCGCTCTGCGATCCGAAGTAGTAACAGTGAAGGCGCTAGAGCAAATGTTCTCTCCCTAACTTGAGTATGTCCCTTCCTTTGTTACATCTGGTTTCTCTAGGGAGACTCTGGAATTCGCAAGGCGAACGGTATATCTGAGCGCTGTTTTTTCTAGGTTACCTTTGGGTAATTTAGGGAATTTAGCAGTTCTCTTAATCCAGTTTTGGAGATGCTATTTGCCCGCAACTGAACTGTAAACACTTGCATTTGCAGAGTTTTAAAATATAATGTAGTATATGTATTACAAAAACAATTAAGTTTATAAATAACTGAAGTAAGTAATGTAACACAAAAGTATTTTTATTTTAGCTGTACAAAAAATTAGCTCAACGAAAATAGAGAGTAAATTTTATCAGCCAAAGTTATAAATATTGTGATCAAACTTGCTACAGCAGCTATGATTACCTAAATTAACTATGCAATTTTCTATGTGGAAGACTTTCTATATCAAACCTAATGAAATTGGTATTTTATATCATCGCAGTGATTTTAAAAGAATCTTACAGCCTGGAACCCATACTTATTTAGGTTGGCATTGGCAAGTAAAAACCTATGACCTTAACCAACCAGAAGCTAATATTAATAACTTGGAATTGTTACTAAGAAATCACAATGCACAATTACAAGAATATTTATTAGTAGTAAGAACTGCATTTAATCAAGTTGCTTTAGTGCGTGTGGGGCAAACTTGGGTGAGTGTTCTACCCAATCAACTGCGGGCTTTTTGGCGTGGTTTTATTGAAGTTGAATCTCATATATTTAACTTAGATGAAAGTTTAGAATTACCTGCTGAATTTGTACAGCAAGTACGTCTAACTACGATAAATGGGCTGAAAAAGTTCATAATTTCTGAATATGAAATTGGGTTGCTGTATGAGCAAAATAACTTTGTGCGCCCCTTAGAACCAGGAGATTATGCTTTTTGGACTGTGAATCGAGATGTTTCGGTTCGCTCTTTAAGTCGAATTGTTCCGAATCCTGGCTTTCCTTTAGAAGATGTATTAATTGAAAAGCATCCAGAATTTGTAGCGGCTTACTGCGAGACTGTACAATTACAGAACCAGCAAGTAGCAATTGTACGCTATCAAGGAAAAGTAATTGCCATTTTAGCACCATGCGATCGCAAACTTTTCTGGCAAGGTGTTGCAGTCGAAGTGATTGACATCAGCACCGATGCAAAGTTGCCATCTCGCTTAGTTGCAGAGTTAGTTGCGGGTTTACCAGAGGCTTTATCTTTGAGCCGCAATAGTTTGCATATTTGCGAAGTACCAGCACAGCACGTAGGTTTATTGTACATTGATCAAGAATTTCAAACTCTACTCCAGCCTGGAAAACACGCATGGTGGGTATTTGGGCGTTCTTGGCAAACGCAAGTCTTTGATTTGCGTCAGCAAACTCTCGAAGTCTCTGGCCAAGATATCCTTTCTAAGGATAAAGTACCTTTGCGTTTAAACTTAACGGCTGGTTATCGCATTCTCGACCCCCTGAGAGCCAAAAACGCTTTAGTAGATATTACTGGCTACTTATACAAAGAGCTACAGTTTGCTTTGCGTGGCGCAGTTGGGGAAAAAACTCTGGATGCGTTGCTAGAGGATAAAGGTGCAATTGATAGAAGCATCTCTGAATATATTCGCCAGAAAACCGCAGACTATGGAATTGAAGTAGATTCTGTAGGTGTGAAAGATATTATTCTTCCTGGTGAAATCAAGACGATTTTGAGCAAGGTAGTAGAAGCGGAAAAAGCTGCTCAAGCTAACGTAGTTCGTCGTCGTGAAGAAACTGCTGCTACTCGCAGTATGTTGAATACTGCCAAGGTGATGGAAGATAACCCCGTAGCGTTGCGGTTGAAGGAATTGGAAATACTAGAAAGAATTGCTGAGAAAATTGAAAAAATTCAAGTTAATGGCAGTTTGGATAGTATTTTAACCGAGTTAATTCGGATTAATCGTGAGTAGGGAGTAGGGAGTAGGGATTAGGTATTGGGGACTAGGGACTGGGGAAAGGGAAAAGGGTAAATTACAACCTGTTTTCTTTCCCCAGTTTTCGTTTCGTAATGCTGTATCGATTTTGAATTTTTACAATACTTGTCGGTTAAGGGCAAAAGGGGAAGGGGAAAAGGGCAAGAAAAAACCTTTAACCTTTACCCTTTCTCCTGCGGAGACGCTACGCGTAGCTTGCTTCCCCGCAGGGGTACACCTTTTCCCCAAACCAAATTAAGAGTTGAAAATCCTTAACCGAGCAGTATTGGCTTCCACCTCGACCATCAATCACCAAATAAGCGAAATTACGCCGAGAAATTCTCGAAGACTTCTCACTCTCGACTATTTGAGGTCATAGCGATCAAGGTTCATCACCTTGTCCCACGCCGCCACAAAGTCATGTACAAATTTTGGCTGCGAGTCCTCAGCTCCGTAGACTTCTGCGAGAGCTCGTAGCTGAGAATTTGAGCCGAAGATCAGGTCAACACGGGTACCAGTCCACTTAAGTGCCCCTGTTTTGCGATCGCTCCCCTCAAACTCATATTCATCTTCAGAAATCGCCTTCCAAGTTGTACCCAGGTCGAGCAGATTCACGAAGAAGTCATTAGTCAATGTCTCTGGACGATGGGTAAAGACACCGTGTTTCGATGCTCCATAGTTCGCGCCCAAGACACGCAAGCCGCCTACAAGAACCGTCATCTGCGGGGCTGAAAGGGAAAGCAATTGCGCCCGATCAACCAGCAACTCCTCCAGGGATTCGCTACGTTTGCCGCTGGTGTAGTTGCGGAACCCGTCCGCAGTTGGCTCCAGCACGGCGAAGGATTCGACATCCGTTTTCTCTGGCAACGCATCCGTGCGTCCCGGCTGGAAGGGAACCGTCAGGTCGTGACCAGCATTTTTCGCTGCTTGTTCGATCCCTGCACATCCGCCCAGAACGATCAAGTCAGCTAGCGAAACCTCCTTCCCGCCGGGCTGCGCGCTGTTGAACTCCTGTTGAATTGCCTCTAGGGTTTGCAGTACTGTTGCCAGTTGAGTCGGCTGGTTGACTTCCCAATCCTTCTGCGGCGCGAGACGAATACGCGCCCCGTTTGCTCCACCGCGCATATCGGAGCAGCGGAACGTTGAGGCAGATGCCCAAGCAGTCGTAACGAGTTGGGAAACAGACAGTCCCGAGGCCAGAATCTTGCCTTTGAGAGCGGCGATATCCTGCTCATCAATCAATTGATGGGTGACTGGGGGGATGGGATCTTGCCACAAAAACTCTTCTTCCGGGACTTCTGGGCCGAGATAGCGCGATCGCGGCCCCATGTCGCGATGCGTCAGCTTGAACCACGCCTTGGCAAACGCATCTGCAAACTCATCCGGGTGCTCGTAATAACGCCGCGAAATCGGCTCGTAGATGGGGTCAAGCCTCATGGCCATGTCCGCTGTAGTCATCATGGGGGCGTGCCGTTTTGCTGGATCATGTGCGTCGGGCACGGTACCTGCGCCAGCGCCATTCTTAGGTGTCCACTGATGTGCGCCAGCAGGACTTTTCACCAGTTCCCAGTCGTATTTAAATAGGGTTTCGAGGTAGCTGTTGTCCCATTGCGTCGGCGTAGGAGTCCATGCCCCTTCGATACCGCTGGTGATGGCATCAATGCCGACACCTGTGTTGAAGGTGCTTTTCCAACCGAGACCCTGCTCCACAATGGTGGCACCCCCAGGTTCATGACCTACGTGCGTCGCTTCGGCCGCACCATGACATTTGCCAAAGGTATGCCCGCCAGCAACGAGCGCCACCGTTTCTGCATCATTCATCGCCATCCGCCCAAAGGTATCGCGAATATCGCGCCCTGAGCCAACAGGATCGGGTTCGCCGTTGGGCCCTTCGGGATTCACGTAAATTAGACCCATCTGAACCGCAGCCAGGGGATTGAGGAGCACACGATCGCCACTGTAACGCTCGTCGCCGAGCCAGGTTTTCTCAGAACCCCAGTAGATATCTTCTTCTGGCTGCCAGACATCTACGCGCCCGCCCGCAAAGCCGAGCGTCTTGAAGCCCATCGACTCTAAGGCGCAGTTGCCGGCGAAGACCATGAGGTCAGCCCAGGAGATTTTCTTGCCGTATTTCTGCTTGATTGGCCAAAGTAACATCCGCGCCTTGTCGAGGTTGGCATTGTCGGGCCAACTGTTGAGTGGCTCAAACCTTTGGCTACCTGATCCCGCGCCGCCGCGACCGTCGCCAATCCGATAGGTGCCTGCGCTGTGCCAAGCCATGCGGATGAACAGCGGCCCATAATGACCGTAGTCGGCTGGCCACCAGTCTTGAGAGGTGGTCATCAGCTGATAGATATCTTGCCTGACAGCATTTAAGTCGAGACTCTGAAACTCCTGAGCGTAGTTGAACGCCTCACCCATCGGATTGGACTGGGGTGAGTGCTGGTGGAGAATGCTCAGATTCAAATAATTTGGCCACCAGTCTCGGTTCGACGGCACATGACGAGCCTGAAATTTCTGGCCTCCGCCCGTAAATGGGCATCCGCTTTCGCTGCTCATAGTATCTCCCGTCAAATTTTGTGTTGTGGATTTTTTGATGTAGTGCTGGTATAGCCAACAAATAGCACATGGGCAATTATTGGGATGATCGATGAGAAATATAATCGAAGAGAAATATAAACAACGTTATGATTTGAAACAATCGGTTATATTCATAGACTAAGCAGGGCGATCGCATCTAAGATACAAGCTTGGGTTGAGGGGGGAGAGGAAGCAGCCTCCTCTGCATACACAGCAATGGAATATTTTTTGAGTTGGAAGTCTCTAAGCTGTGGCACTGCGTACCAGAATAACTGTGCAATTACTTCTACGAGAAATATTTTCAGGAATATTGCCATTAATCACTTGCTTAAGAAGACTTTCACGACTAGCGCCCAGGATAATTACATCACTGCGGTCTTGTTGAGCACAATCAATGACAGCCTCAGGAACCGAATTAGCACAGACTGGGGTAGCAGTCACTTTACCACTAACTCTCGGCTCAAGAAAGCGAAGATATCTGTTGAGCAATGTTGTATCTGGTTGAGATTCAGTAGGTTTGAAAACCTGATATAACTTAATCGCAGGTGATGAACTCAGGGTAGTCAGCGCAGGTAATAGCTCAATTGCTTGGCTGGAGTTGGGGCCACCTGCCATTGGTAGCAACCAACGCTCAAAACTTTTATGGTCATTTAATTTCACTAACACAACATCACAAGCCGCCTGGCGAATCACAGTATCAACAACTCGGCTGAAAACTCTACCCGGAGTTGAAGTATTGCCTTTCCAACCCATGAGTACCAAATCAATATGTCGCTCTTTGACAGTCTCTAATATTGCCCCTGCAACATCATGGGCAACCCGAATCTGTGTATGCACAGGAATGCGCCAATCTTCTCCTAACTGTACAGCCTGTTGCAACAGACGATGACTTTTGACAGTTGGCACTGGTGTTTCCGAAGGAGTGCGATCGCGTGGCACGATAATTACTTGCAGACATTCGATTTCGTAATGCTTCTCTTTAGCGATCGCTGCTGCCATTTCTAGTAAGGTTTCGGCTGTCTGTGGATGGGACAATGGCACTAACAACCTGCCTTTTCTCATAGCCGGAGCGCGAGTTTGGTAAATTACATAGGAAGGTTCTAATGTCTTGGTCGGCTCAATTTTCTCTACATTACCATTGA contains the following coding sequences:
- the katG gene encoding catalase/peroxidase HPI; the encoded protein is MSSESGCPFTGGGQKFQARHVPSNRDWWPNYLNLSILHQHSPQSNPMGEAFNYAQEFQSLDLNAVRQDIYQLMTTSQDWWPADYGHYGPLFIRMAWHSAGTYRIGDGRGGAGSGSQRFEPLNSWPDNANLDKARMLLWPIKQKYGKKISWADLMVFAGNCALESMGFKTLGFAGGRVDVWQPEEDIYWGSEKTWLGDERYSGDRVLLNPLAAVQMGLIYVNPEGPNGEPDPVGSGRDIRDTFGRMAMNDAETVALVAGGHTFGKCHGAAEATHVGHEPGGATIVEQGLGWKSTFNTGVGIDAITSGIEGAWTPTPTQWDNSYLETLFKYDWELVKSPAGAHQWTPKNGAGAGTVPDAHDPAKRHAPMMTTADMAMRLDPIYEPISRRYYEHPDEFADAFAKAWFKLTHRDMGPRSRYLGPEVPEEEFLWQDPIPPVTHQLIDEQDIAALKGKILASGLSVSQLVTTAWASASTFRCSDMRGGANGARIRLAPQKDWEVNQPTQLATVLQTLEAIQQEFNSAQPGGKEVSLADLIVLGGCAGIEQAAKNAGHDLTVPFQPGRTDALPEKTDVESFAVLEPTADGFRNYTSGKRSESLEELLVDRAQLLSLSAPQMTVLVGGLRVLGANYGASKHGVFTHRPETLTNDFFVNLLDLGTTWKAISEDEYEFEGSDRKTGALKWTGTRVDLIFGSNSQLRALAEVYGAEDSQPKFVHDFVAAWDKVMNLDRYDLK
- a CDS encoding flavin reductase family protein, which encodes MIIDPSQIDPRNSYQLLIGSIVPRPIAWVSTIASDGTLNLAPFSFFMGVAANPPTLAISCGSRRGTKKDTLVNVEQSGELVVNIVAEELGDRMNLTSGEFTPDVDEFQIAGLTPAPCKRVRAPRVAESPINIECLLKQVVYVGNEGSESGLIIAEAVMWHIRDDLLTPENTIDISKLHAIGRLSGNWYTSTHDLYQITRPDNQPPRT
- a CDS encoding TrbI/VirB10 family protein; translation: MTKMLISSESPPQDLVLLKSDNSPLEVHSDEWESRIAQLVGFEDESASVDTEAVSEAAELQPSLPEPSEVKTEQSLSSNPFAKLGVVSTATLAIVLVAGAFLSQLMGSNQKPKKNIIVSPEMQPTTTKDSISEDLAAEVETLKTKLALTEQADAIKLAQQKLRSGKLISASQVANQRNSQPDTFPDRRTVLPIIPTPPLPPSAVNAPRVVTVERIVRPPYPQQTPFPLPSLLPQPIVTNPNPQPLINITPSPTPNPLQEWSKLAKLGSYGQVAVTNTPNVNATTPINQRNEPVQPQSNNPQPEQPRQQTSVVSQVSSQSPKSIAIGSSAKAVLATAVFGETSKSSNSDDKNVFVVRLKEPLKAVDGAIAIPANTELLAEIGSLSEQGLLQMKVVKMIAKDNGNLTERSLPENAMMVRASQGRPLIANQFPNRGSSILGMDIGLFVLGGLGKAAELTNRTESQVVTTNAGGTVISNTNPQRNIWAGVLEGGMNTVVPQITQRNQQAIAQMSQRTNVWFLPAGTAVEIYVNQLMQL
- a CDS encoding YdcF family protein; protein product: MYSRRKLKKYRFLAVASLILTLLAIIPLRLAIATTQTPHPQAFLTLGGDPPREQYTAELAKWYPSLEVWVSSPPEPDKTYALFQAANIATRLHIDNRATDTVTNFTTLVSDFKKRQIQHLYLVTSKNHMPRATAIAFFVLGSQGIVFTPLSVPSDQPQESVIRILRDIARSLLWIITGYTGANL
- a CDS encoding WcaF family extracellular polysaccharide biosynthesis acetyltransferase, which produces MRLDQYTVGTYTPGAPYWKQLLWYFIGSPLVESYWLPMSSLKVWILRSFGATIGQQVRIKPGVKVKFPWRLSIGDFAWIGENAWIDNLAPVIIESHVCLSQGVYLCTGNHNWNHPDFKLMPAPIYIQESSWIAAKSVIGPGVTIGKGAVLTLGGVTGSSLEPMIIYAGNPAQPIKKRFNY
- a CDS encoding MBL fold metallo-hydrolase; this translates as MMDNPTQLVLPTDSNKADIETGEILFIGTATVLLRYAGFTILTDPNFLHKGEHVHLHYGIRSARKTNPAIEMTELPPLDLIVLSHMHEDHFDRVVEQKLDKNLPIITTPHAANKLKQKGFKATQALETWESLTVTKGNNSLRISAMPGRHGPGAINALLPPVMGSMLEFQNSTKETLYRLYITGDTLLYEELKEIPQKYPDIDLALLHLGGTKIFGILLTMDAMQGVQAIKIIAPQTAIPIHYNDYTVFKSPLEDFMQAVTAAGLETQVRYLNHGETYKFTVK
- a CDS encoding slipin family protein; amino-acid sequence: MWKTFYIKPNEIGILYHRSDFKRILQPGTHTYLGWHWQVKTYDLNQPEANINNLELLLRNHNAQLQEYLLVVRTAFNQVALVRVGQTWVSVLPNQLRAFWRGFIEVESHIFNLDESLELPAEFVQQVRLTTINGLKKFIISEYEIGLLYEQNNFVRPLEPGDYAFWTVNRDVSVRSLSRIVPNPGFPLEDVLIEKHPEFVAAYCETVQLQNQQVAIVRYQGKVIAILAPCDRKLFWQGVAVEVIDISTDAKLPSRLVAELVAGLPEALSLSRNSLHICEVPAQHVGLLYIDQEFQTLLQPGKHAWWVFGRSWQTQVFDLRQQTLEVSGQDILSKDKVPLRLNLTAGYRILDPLRAKNALVDITGYLYKELQFALRGAVGEKTLDALLEDKGAIDRSISEYIRQKTADYGIEVDSVGVKDIILPGEIKTILSKVVEAEKAAQANVVRRREETAATRSMLNTAKVMEDNPVALRLKELEILERIAEKIEKIQVNGSLDSILTELIRINRE